In Oceanobacillus sp. FSL K6-2867, one DNA window encodes the following:
- a CDS encoding phosphatase PAP2 family protein produces the protein MKKNRTVLLFLFVAVLIITGVWVIQIVNGNVPAIDRWTNQFVESLHDSIIYQPFRLITNLGSESFLEPFVVIMAIVLSVLLKKWFVAILFPGGILLAHQLNIFIKSIVVRERPSISAAANAEGYSFPSGHAMISMVCYGLIAYLLVKKMKSNVLIVITQTTFTTLIFLIGISRYVIHVHYITDIVAGFALGFICLWGLIYVYEKIESVLSRS, from the coding sequence ATGAAGAAAAATCGAACAGTATTGTTGTTCCTATTTGTCGCAGTACTTATCATTACAGGAGTTTGGGTTATACAAATTGTAAATGGTAATGTGCCCGCTATTGATAGGTGGACAAATCAATTTGTTGAAAGCTTGCACGATTCCATTATTTATCAGCCATTCCGATTGATAACAAATCTTGGATCAGAATCATTTCTTGAGCCATTTGTTGTAATAATGGCGATTGTGTTAAGTGTTTTACTGAAAAAATGGTTTGTTGCTATTCTTTTTCCAGGTGGAATTTTACTTGCGCATCAATTGAATATATTTATTAAAAGCATTGTAGTAAGGGAAAGACCAAGCATTTCGGCAGCAGCTAATGCAGAGGGTTATAGCTTTCCATCTGGACATGCTATGATTTCAATGGTTTGTTACGGCCTGATTGCTTATTTATTGGTAAAGAAAATGAAATCGAATGTCCTGATTGTTATTACACAAACAACGTTTACCACCCTTATATTTCTGATTGGAATCAGCAGATACGTTATTCATGTCCATTATATAACCGATATTGTTGCCGGATTTGCACTTGGGTTTATTTGTTTATGGGGACTCATATATGTATATGAAAAGATTGAATCAGTCTTAAGTCGGAGCTGA
- the liaF gene encoding cell wall-active antibiotics response protein LiaF yields the protein MRNFIRYFFAIFLIVIGIMLVLANLEVIDFNFSVAWHYIYPIFFVVIGFTGLIRFWRRRGGSWIFGSFFLIFGSLLIMDRLDWITFTFKDVINLWPLLIVYIGFSLIGRKRVTVAYSFDDDKNRNYDYDTTWYKRHFDNSMFSVGSQTFDEQNWVAEPMHLKHMAGDFYFNFSKAFIPEKKIPITIDSLAADVNMVVPENVDFRINARVKAGSIQVLDQSADGINRTLVYQTNNYEAAVRKLDFYINLKAGNIRIDRV from the coding sequence ATGAGAAATTTCATTCGGTATTTCTTTGCAATTTTTTTAATTGTAATTGGCATTATGCTTGTTTTGGCTAATCTTGAAGTGATTGATTTCAATTTTAGTGTTGCCTGGCATTATATTTATCCGATTTTCTTTGTTGTGATCGGCTTTACAGGTTTGATTCGTTTTTGGCGAAGAAGAGGGGGAAGCTGGATCTTTGGTTCCTTTTTTCTAATATTTGGTTCGTTGCTAATCATGGATCGGTTAGACTGGATAACATTCACATTTAAGGATGTTATTAATTTATGGCCACTGCTTATTGTATATATTGGATTTTCTCTAATTGGTCGTAAGCGGGTCACGGTCGCTTATTCCTTTGATGACGACAAAAATCGTAATTATGATTACGATACAACATGGTATAAAAGGCATTTCGATAATTCAATGTTTTCCGTCGGCAGCCAAACCTTCGATGAGCAAAATTGGGTTGCAGAGCCGATGCATCTCAAGCATATGGCTGGAGATTTTTATTTTAATTTTTCGAAGGCATTTATTCCTGAAAAGAAAATACCGATTACAATTGATTCACTTGCGGCAGATGTGAATATGGTAGTACCAGAAAACGTTGATTTTCGTATTAATGCGAGAGTAAAAGCTGGTAGTATACAAGTTCTGGATCAGTCTGCGGATGGTATAAATCGTACATTAGTCTATCAAACGAATAACTATGAGGCTGCAGTCAGAAAGCTAGACTTTTATATCAATCTAAAAGCTGGAAACATTCGTATTGATCGTGTGTGA
- a CDS encoding dihydroorotate dehydrogenase, whose amino-acid sequence MPDWSYHSIFRPLLNRLPPTTSREFIHRGMNLIAALPFRIGPQVIQFLGREESSPLIQKNEHGLTFHNPVGLSGKIDPLLSGTKAFTNLGFGFLEIGPVTVKQINHFSTPIVDRKIEKIHFAATAESIGIEKTREHLHKVKKNQPFFIRLIGTYEELCMMIKRLDQFADGYIIESPYPDLMRETDKPIFFSTTSPNKNRTEYPFAGIVLEHAEKDVPLLDKVVDLRKNGFQGTIITSGGIKEPEQALQLLDAGADFMMLSDGYVFAGPGLTKRINEALLDRLDYNPSHQSGWFSYWLFGLFIVIGGLLALLFSMTTVVLPYDEFFLGIKRQTIITFNERIMLFMAHDRMTLAGTMISGGIVYMQLSKHGVKHGIKWAKQAIDFAAIIGFLGIFAFIGFGYFDWLHLIFWLVLLPVYIYGYRKTKGITGTSSSKNRKNDVIFKKGLFGQLAFVLLGFSFILGGIIISTIGVTTIFVPTDLTYICMPPEMMNAFNENLLSVLAHDRAGFGSALLSVGLLVLTLSLWGFQQGNQWVWWTYLIGGLPAFGAGIYIHFAIGYTAFIHLLPAYIALGLFFIGLVLSYPFFNKTKV is encoded by the coding sequence GTGCCAGACTGGTCCTATCATAGTATTTTTCGTCCTTTATTAAATAGATTGCCGCCCACCACCTCAAGAGAATTTATACATCGGGGAATGAATCTCATCGCTGCACTTCCATTCCGGATTGGACCCCAAGTAATCCAATTTCTCGGCAGGGAAGAAAGTTCCCCGCTTATTCAAAAAAATGAACACGGATTAACCTTTCATAATCCAGTTGGATTATCCGGAAAAATCGATCCGCTCCTTTCCGGAACAAAAGCTTTTACGAACCTAGGTTTTGGCTTCCTGGAAATCGGGCCTGTAACAGTAAAGCAAATAAATCATTTCTCAACTCCAATCGTTGATAGAAAGATAGAAAAGATTCATTTTGCTGCCACGGCGGAATCCATTGGAATTGAAAAAACGCGCGAGCATTTACATAAGGTAAAAAAGAATCAGCCATTCTTCATCAGACTTATCGGGACATATGAAGAGCTATGCATGATGATAAAGCGGCTTGATCAATTTGCTGATGGTTATATTATTGAATCACCGTATCCAGATTTAATGCGAGAAACAGATAAGCCTATATTCTTTTCAACCACTTCACCAAATAAGAATCGTACAGAATATCCTTTTGCCGGTATTGTGTTGGAACATGCGGAAAAAGATGTTCCCCTCCTTGATAAAGTAGTTGATTTAAGAAAAAACGGCTTTCAAGGCACAATTATAACTTCAGGTGGAATCAAGGAACCAGAACAAGCGTTACAGTTATTAGATGCTGGTGCTGATTTCATGATGCTTTCAGATGGCTATGTATTTGCTGGGCCAGGATTAACGAAACGAATCAATGAAGCACTTCTCGACCGTCTTGATTATAATCCTTCCCACCAATCTGGATGGTTTTCCTATTGGCTTTTTGGTTTATTTATTGTAATTGGGGGACTGCTGGCACTGCTATTCAGCATGACAACTGTAGTCCTTCCCTATGATGAGTTTTTTTTAGGCATCAAACGCCAAACCATTATAACTTTTAATGAGCGGATTATGCTATTTATGGCTCATGACCGGATGACCCTTGCCGGAACTATGATATCCGGGGGGATTGTTTATATGCAATTATCCAAGCATGGGGTGAAACATGGAATAAAATGGGCAAAGCAAGCAATTGATTTTGCTGCCATTATTGGCTTTTTGGGTATTTTTGCTTTTATTGGATTTGGTTATTTCGATTGGCTTCATCTTATTTTTTGGCTTGTTTTGCTGCCTGTATATATATATGGATATAGAAAAACCAAAGGCATTACTGGCACATCATCTTCGAAAAACAGAAAAAATGATGTCATTTTTAAAAAAGGATTATTTGGACAATTAGCATTTGTATTGTTAGGATTTTCATTTATATTAGGCGGGATCATCATTTCCACTATTGGAGTAACTACCATTTTCGTCCCAACTGATTTGACTTATATTTGTATGCCACCTGAAATGATGAACGCATTTAATGAGAACTTGCTGTCTGTTCTAGCACATGATCGCGCTGGATTTGGAAGTGCATTATTAAGCGTTGGCTTACTCGTATTAACACTCTCGTTATGGGGATTTCAACAAGGTAATCAGTGGGTGTGGTGGACATATCTAATAGGTGGTCTGCCAGCATTTGGGGCAGGGATCTATATTCACTTCGCAATTGGCTATACGGCTTTTATCCATTTATTACCTGCATATATTGCGCTTGGTTTGTTTTTTATTGGGTTAGTCCTTTCCTATCCGTTTTTTAACAAAACAAAGGTATAG
- a CDS encoding response regulator transcription factor: MVRVVVVDDHEIVRKGIIAYLQTEDDIEIIGQASSGNKGAELALQLKPDVVLMDLIMDDGTGIEATKQIMGSYPECKIIILTSYYDDEQIFPALEAGAFSYILKTSAAPEIAATIKKAFNGENVIEPKVAGKMMSNFRADQKKPHDALTEREMEVLLCIGNGMTNQEISDKLYIGIKTVKTHVSNILSKLDVNDRTQAAVYVHRNQLL; encoded by the coding sequence ATGGTTCGTGTTGTAGTTGTTGATGATCATGAGATAGTCAGAAAAGGAATAATTGCTTATTTGCAGACAGAAGATGATATTGAAATTATCGGTCAAGCATCAAGCGGGAATAAAGGTGCAGAGCTCGCCCTCCAATTAAAGCCAGATGTTGTTTTAATGGATTTAATTATGGATGATGGAACCGGGATTGAAGCGACAAAGCAAATAATGGGAAGCTATCCAGAGTGTAAAATTATTATTTTGACGAGCTATTATGATGATGAACAAATATTTCCAGCGCTTGAAGCTGGGGCTTTTAGTTATATATTAAAAACTTCCGCTGCACCTGAAATTGCAGCAACTATAAAAAAAGCATTTAACGGAGAAAATGTCATTGAGCCAAAAGTAGCTGGGAAAATGATGTCCAATTTCCGCGCTGATCAAAAAAAGCCACATGATGCATTGACAGAACGTGAAATGGAAGTTTTGCTCTGTATCGGAAATGGAATGACGAATCAAGAGATCAGTGACAAACTTTATATTGGCATCAAAACAGTTAAAACACATGTTAGCAACATTTTATCGAAATTGGATGTTAATGACCGAACACAAGCCGCTGTTTACGTACACCGTAATCAATTACTATAA
- a CDS encoding sensor histidine kinase: MKNRFSSIRYIFIRSHLYSMFLTSILLLTILLSVYVLFEPEWLTVQSIFLFVVLYVLIAFVISLYTGFKEVGNMLKTKLDGISLLITQFSNGNYDSSIQFPKSMKDEDEITRIAKDLNELGNKLKNQVKSLQRMADEKADFAKSAHKAAVIEERQRIARDLHDAVSQQLFALTMISEASIKQFDKDPVLAKKQMKEVATAALQAQTEMRALLLHLRPVHLSGDSLATGIHKLIEELKQKSPIHFQVTINGELELSETIEEHVFRIVQESLSNILRHANANTVQVEIYKKSSELFVHIQDDGKGFDVVNDTERKTSYGLKTMRERSEELGGTFVIRSNPDEGTYIDIRIPC, translated from the coding sequence ATGAAAAACAGGTTTTCAAGTATTCGCTATATCTTTATTCGTTCCCATCTTTACAGTATGTTTTTAACGTCTATCTTGCTGCTTACCATTTTATTATCTGTGTATGTTTTATTTGAGCCAGAATGGCTAACGGTACAAAGCATTTTTCTGTTTGTGGTTTTATATGTACTTATTGCCTTTGTTATCTCATTATATACTGGCTTTAAAGAGGTAGGGAATATGTTAAAAACTAAGCTGGATGGCATTTCACTTCTTATAACGCAGTTTTCAAATGGAAATTATGATTCTTCCATACAGTTTCCAAAGTCAATGAAAGACGAAGATGAGATTACGAGAATTGCTAAAGATTTAAATGAGCTAGGTAATAAATTAAAGAATCAAGTGAAATCGCTGCAGCGAATGGCAGATGAAAAAGCAGATTTTGCTAAGTCAGCACATAAGGCAGCAGTTATTGAGGAAAGGCAACGGATTGCAAGAGACCTTCATGATGCTGTCAGCCAGCAGCTTTTTGCCTTAACGATGATCTCAGAGGCTTCGATCAAGCAATTTGACAAAGATCCAGTATTAGCGAAAAAGCAAATGAAGGAAGTTGCTACCGCAGCATTACAGGCACAAACCGAAATGCGTGCGCTTTTACTTCATTTACGACCTGTTCATCTATCAGGGGATTCATTGGCCACAGGGATACATAAATTAATCGAAGAGTTAAAACAGAAGAGTCCAATTCATTTCCAAGTCACAATAAATGGGGAACTTGAACTTAGTGAAACGATTGAAGAGCATGTATTTCGAATCGTGCAGGAATCTTTATCGAATATTTTGAGACATGCAAATGCGAACACTGTTCAGGTCGAGATTTATAAGAAATCCAGTGAATTATTTGTCCATATTCAGGATGACGGCAAAGGATTTGATGTAGTGAACGATACAGAAAGAAAGACATCCTATGGATTGAAAACAATGCGAGAGCGCAGTGAGGAATTAGGAGGGACATTTGTAATTCGTTCTAATCCAGATGAAGGAACATATATTGATATTCGGATTCCTTGTTAG
- a CDS encoding thioredoxin family protein — protein MGKKMIAIIGVIVVLFIALFFVLDYKNNQALDNNENPYGTDNLDQATIDQLDDPLYQNQILPDELSETIQSGEPVTVYFYSPTCIYCQNTTPYLAPLAETMDVDMKKFNLLEFGQEGSAYRIESTPTLIHFEDGEEVARLVGQYPEEGYETFFNEYVVN, from the coding sequence ATGGGTAAGAAAATGATAGCTATTATTGGGGTAATCGTTGTATTATTTATTGCTTTATTTTTCGTTCTCGATTATAAAAATAATCAAGCACTCGATAACAATGAAAATCCATATGGAACAGATAATTTGGATCAGGCAACGATTGACCAGCTAGATGATCCATTATATCAAAATCAAATTCTTCCAGATGAACTAAGTGAAACGATTCAAAGTGGGGAACCTGTAACGGTTTACTTCTACAGTCCAACCTGTATTTATTGTCAAAATACAACACCATACCTTGCACCATTAGCTGAAACAATGGATGTCGATATGAAGAAATTCAATTTACTAGAGTTTGGTCAAGAGGGCAGTGCATATCGTATTGAATCAACACCAACACTGATTCATTTTGAAGATGGAGAAGAGGTTGCCCGTCTAGTTGGACAATACCCTGAAGAGGGCTACGAGACCTTTTTTAATGAATATGTAGTGAACTAA
- a CDS encoding disulfide oxidoreductase produces MRQMTKKTENLLLFMWVQAFLATTGSLFYSEIMGYVPCEMCWYQRIIMYPLVIIYGTAAIKKDISIALPGLILSVIGLPISIYHYMLQKVPAMHELGGACTGAVPCNAVYVNYFGFITIPFLAGIAFTVIIVLHLLLLKEQRRK; encoded by the coding sequence ATGCGGCAGATGACTAAAAAAACTGAGAATTTATTGTTGTTCATGTGGGTACAAGCATTTTTAGCAACTACAGGCAGCCTGTTTTATTCAGAAATAATGGGATATGTTCCGTGTGAAATGTGCTGGTATCAAAGAATCATAATGTATCCACTTGTCATTATTTATGGGACTGCAGCAATTAAAAAGGATATTTCAATTGCATTGCCAGGATTAATTTTGAGTGTAATTGGCTTGCCAATTTCCATTTATCACTACATGCTGCAAAAAGTACCTGCAATGCATGAATTGGGAGGAGCATGTACAGGAGCGGTTCCGTGCAATGCTGTCTATGTCAATTATTTTGGTTTTATAACCATACCATTTTTAGCAGGTATAGCATTTACGGTAATTATTGTTTTACATCTTCTGCTTTTAAAGGAACAAAGGAGGAAATAA